One Aegilops tauschii subsp. strangulata cultivar AL8/78 chromosome 7, Aet v6.0, whole genome shotgun sequence genomic window carries:
- the LOC109737212 gene encoding U-box domain-containing protein 70 isoform X1, whose protein sequence is MEAEEERAAEAQREKEAGNDAYRKQYLETAVDHYTRGAALDPRDISFLTNRAAAYLLMSKVGHPPPQILRPNPRLAPVAYLGLPFQYRECVRDCEEAVERGRELRADNRLLARALSRKAAALLKLAACAADYAPAVRALQQSLAEHYSEDTRHKLDQAETARKEIEERERLDQEAADHHRQRGNELFQRKNYQEATAHYTEAIEKNPNDPRVFSNRAQCHIYLGNLPKGLEDAEKCIELDPTFLKGYVRKANVQFLMEYYESALATYIEGLKCDPNNLVVINGLRRCAAYINRSNGGDVGPDDLEDILGNVSSDNDLRNKLQKLMEEAAALKKEASDERLRRIESERMARTSEDLYLNQVQQRREAEECLSKIEQEFQQLKVRQDEVSEEFQKATEHNENLQHQLTETIRALESMRGNATSASPSSSGSVLDENRIPSYFICPISQDVMNDPHIAADGFTYEGDFIRSWFSTGSDTSPMTNLPLEHDELIPNIALRSAIQEWLQQQNVAPG, encoded by the exons atggaggcggaggaggagcgggcggcggaggcgcagcggGAGAAGGAGGCCGGCAACGACGCCTACCGCAAGCAGTACCTGGAGACGGCCGTCGACCACTACACCCGCGGCGCCGCGCTCGACCCCCGCGACATCTCCTTCCTCACCAACCGCGCCGCCGCCTACCTCCTCATGTCCAAGGTCGGTCATCCCCCGCCCCAAATCCTCCGCCCAAACCCTCGCCTCGCCCCCGTCGCTTATCTCGGTCTCCCGTTCCAGTACAGGGAGTGCGTGAGGGACTGCGAGGAGGCGGTGGAGAGGGGCAGGGAGCTCCGCGCCGACAACAGGCTGCTGGCCCGCGCGCTGTCGCGGAAGGCGGCCGCGCTGCTCAAGCTCGCGGCCTGTGCCGCGGACTACGCGCCGGCGGTCAGGGCGCTGCAGCAGTCGCTGGCCGAGCACTACAGCGAGGACACGCGCCACAAGCTGGACCAGGCGGAGACCGCCAGGAAGGAGATCGAGGAGCGGGAGCGGCTAGATCAGGAGGCCGCCGACCACCACCGGCAGAGAG GCAATGAATTATTTCAGAGGAAAAATTATCAGGAAGCGACAGCTCACTATACTGAAGCTATTGAAAAGAATCCTAATGATCCCAGA GTCTTTAGCAATAGAGCTCAATGCCACATCTATCTAGGAAATCTGCCTAAAGGTCTGGAGGATGCCGAAAAATGTATTGAGTTGGATCCCACTTTCCTGAAGGGCTATGTCCGTAAAGCGAATGTACAATTCCTGATGGAGTATTATGAAAGTGCTCTGGCAACATACATAGAGGGTCTGAAGTGTGATCCAAACAATCTCGTTGTAATTAATGGCTTAAGGAG ATGTGCAGCATACATTAACAGGTCTAATGGCGGTGATGTTGGGCCTGATGATTTGGAAGACATCTTG GGAAATGTTAGTTCAGATAATGATTTGCGTAATAAACTCCAAAAACTCATGGAAGAAGCTGCAGCACTCAAGAAGGAAGCCTCTGATGAGCGCTTGAGGCGGATTGAATCTGAACGAATG GCCAGGACATCAGAGGACTTATATTTAAACCAAGTCCAACAACGAAGAGAAGCTGAGGAATGTCTTTCGAAAATAGAACAAGAGTTCCAACAACTTAAAGTACGACAAGATGAGGTCAGTGAGGAATTTCAGAAAGCCACCGAGCACAATGAGAATCTTCAGCATCAGCTCACAGAAACAATCAGGGCACTCGAGTCCATGAGGGGCAACGCAACGTCAGCTTCCCCTTCGTCTTCGGGATCAGTGCTGGATGAAAACCGCATACCGTCATACTTCATCTGCCCTATATCTCAG GATGTGATGAATGACCCTCACATTGCGGCGGACGGGTTCACCTACGAAGGCGATTTCATCAGGAGCTGGTTCAGCACCGGCAGCGACACGTCCCCGATGACCAACCTGCCGCTTGAACACGACGAGCTCATCCCCAACATCGCCCTCCGCTCCGCCATCCAGGAGTGGCTCCAGCAGCAGAACGTGGCACCGGGATAA
- the LOC109737212 gene encoding U-box domain-containing protein 70 isoform X2, translating to MEAEEERAAEAQREKEAGNDAYRKQYLETAVDHYTRGAALDPRDISFLTNRAAAYLLMSKYRECVRDCEEAVERGRELRADNRLLARALSRKAAALLKLAACAADYAPAVRALQQSLAEHYSEDTRHKLDQAETARKEIEERERLDQEAADHHRQRGNELFQRKNYQEATAHYTEAIEKNPNDPRVFSNRAQCHIYLGNLPKGLEDAEKCIELDPTFLKGYVRKANVQFLMEYYESALATYIEGLKCDPNNLVVINGLRRCAAYINRSNGGDVGPDDLEDILGNVSSDNDLRNKLQKLMEEAAALKKEASDERLRRIESERMARTSEDLYLNQVQQRREAEECLSKIEQEFQQLKVRQDEVSEEFQKATEHNENLQHQLTETIRALESMRGNATSASPSSSGSVLDENRIPSYFICPISQDVMNDPHIAADGFTYEGDFIRSWFSTGSDTSPMTNLPLEHDELIPNIALRSAIQEWLQQQNVAPG from the exons atggaggcggaggaggagcgggcggcggaggcgcagcggGAGAAGGAGGCCGGCAACGACGCCTACCGCAAGCAGTACCTGGAGACGGCCGTCGACCACTACACCCGCGGCGCCGCGCTCGACCCCCGCGACATCTCCTTCCTCACCAACCGCGCCGCCGCCTACCTCCTCATGTCCAAG TACAGGGAGTGCGTGAGGGACTGCGAGGAGGCGGTGGAGAGGGGCAGGGAGCTCCGCGCCGACAACAGGCTGCTGGCCCGCGCGCTGTCGCGGAAGGCGGCCGCGCTGCTCAAGCTCGCGGCCTGTGCCGCGGACTACGCGCCGGCGGTCAGGGCGCTGCAGCAGTCGCTGGCCGAGCACTACAGCGAGGACACGCGCCACAAGCTGGACCAGGCGGAGACCGCCAGGAAGGAGATCGAGGAGCGGGAGCGGCTAGATCAGGAGGCCGCCGACCACCACCGGCAGAGAG GCAATGAATTATTTCAGAGGAAAAATTATCAGGAAGCGACAGCTCACTATACTGAAGCTATTGAAAAGAATCCTAATGATCCCAGA GTCTTTAGCAATAGAGCTCAATGCCACATCTATCTAGGAAATCTGCCTAAAGGTCTGGAGGATGCCGAAAAATGTATTGAGTTGGATCCCACTTTCCTGAAGGGCTATGTCCGTAAAGCGAATGTACAATTCCTGATGGAGTATTATGAAAGTGCTCTGGCAACATACATAGAGGGTCTGAAGTGTGATCCAAACAATCTCGTTGTAATTAATGGCTTAAGGAG ATGTGCAGCATACATTAACAGGTCTAATGGCGGTGATGTTGGGCCTGATGATTTGGAAGACATCTTG GGAAATGTTAGTTCAGATAATGATTTGCGTAATAAACTCCAAAAACTCATGGAAGAAGCTGCAGCACTCAAGAAGGAAGCCTCTGATGAGCGCTTGAGGCGGATTGAATCTGAACGAATG GCCAGGACATCAGAGGACTTATATTTAAACCAAGTCCAACAACGAAGAGAAGCTGAGGAATGTCTTTCGAAAATAGAACAAGAGTTCCAACAACTTAAAGTACGACAAGATGAGGTCAGTGAGGAATTTCAGAAAGCCACCGAGCACAATGAGAATCTTCAGCATCAGCTCACAGAAACAATCAGGGCACTCGAGTCCATGAGGGGCAACGCAACGTCAGCTTCCCCTTCGTCTTCGGGATCAGTGCTGGATGAAAACCGCATACCGTCATACTTCATCTGCCCTATATCTCAG GATGTGATGAATGACCCTCACATTGCGGCGGACGGGTTCACCTACGAAGGCGATTTCATCAGGAGCTGGTTCAGCACCGGCAGCGACACGTCCCCGATGACCAACCTGCCGCTTGAACACGACGAGCTCATCCCCAACATCGCCCTCCGCTCCGCCATCCAGGAGTGGCTCCAGCAGCAGAACGTGGCACCGGGATAA
- the LOC109777442 gene encoding serine carboxypeptidase-like 13 isoform X2: MDRYRWKRHPTFMHAHQIERKKMMPLKLLRRTPTAGQRHPSPLLRLVPGLLLLLLISRPAAASASTVVTHLPGFDGPLPFHLETGYVGVEEETGAELFYYLVESERSPGADPVLLWLTGGPRCSGFSAFAFEVGPVKFVLAPYDGGLPQLVYNPLSWTKMASIIFLDSPVSSGFSYARDPKGCDDVGDYSSSLQVQRFLNKWFTDHPQYLSNPFYIGGDSYAGKVVPLIAQYVSEGIDKRQQPRINLKGYLVGNPMTDPKFDRNFQVQAAHGFGIISDQIYEAAMRNCKGDYINHVNQMCAEVLQTVKSLISEILDAHILYKKCVFSAPKPTNDATARKNLLEESIELNEAPGRPAIDCLTYGYYLSYFWMNNNMTRDALGVKQGTVGEWVRCKRELPYKFDMPSSIPYHLNLTMRGYRALVYSGDHDLQVPQLSTQAWIRSLNFSIVSDWRAWHLDGQAAGFTMGYANNLTFATVKGGGHIAPEYRPEECFAMAERWLANEPL; encoded by the exons ATGGACCGATATAGGTGGAAAAGGCACCCCACATTCATGCACGCACACCAGatcgagaggaagaagatgatgccATTGAAGCTTCTCCGCCGGACGCCTACCGCCGGGCAACGCCACCCCTCGCCGCTGCTGCGTCTCGTTCCCGGCCTCCTGCTTCTGCTGCTCATCtcgcggccggcggcggcgtcggcgtcgacgGTGGTCACCCACCTGCCGGGATTCGATGGGCCTCTCCCCTTCCACCTCGAGACCGG GTACgtgggcgtggaggaggagaCCGGGGCGGAGCTCTTCTACTACTTGGTGGAGTCGGAGCGGAGCCCCGGCGCGGACCCCGTGCTCCTCTGGCTCACCGGCGGGCCTCGCTGCTCCGGCTTCAGCGCCTTCGCCTTCGAAGTCG GTCCTGTAAAGTTCGTGTTGGCGCCGTACGACGGCGGTTTGCCGCAGCTGGTATACAACCCCTTGTCATGGACCAAG ATGGCAAGCATCATCTTCTTGGACTCGCCCGTCAGCTCCGGTTTCTCATACGCGCGTGACCCCAAGGGCTGCGACGACGTCGGCGACTACTCGTCCTCTCTGCAAGTCCAAAGATTTCTCAACAAG TGGTTCACTGATCACCCACAGTACCTTTCAAACCCTTTCTACATTGGAGGAGATTCGTACGCCGGAAAGGTTGTTCCACTCATTGCGCAATACGTTTCAGAAG GAATTGACAAAAGGCAGCAGCCTCGCATTAATCTCAAG GGCTATCTGGTCGGCAACCCTATGACGGACCCAAAGTTCGATCGCAATTTCCAGGTTCAAGCTGCTCATGGCTTCGGGATAATATCTGATCAAATATACGAG GCTGCCATGAGGAACTGCAAAGGAGATTACATAAACCACGTGAATCAAATGTGTGCTGAGGTGCTACAAACCGTAAAGAGT CTCATTTCTGAAATCCTAGATGCACACATCTTGTACAAAAAATGTGTCTTCTCCGCACCAAAGCCCACAAATGATGCGACGGCAAGAAAAAATCTGTTAGAAGAATCTATCGAGCTAAATGAGGCACCTGGTCGACCTGCCATCGATTGTCTT ACATACGGTTACTATCTGTCATACTTTTGGATGAACAACAACATGACTAGAGATGCTCTCGGGGTGAAGCAG GGGACGGTCGGTGAGTGGGTAAGATGCAAAAGAGAACTCCCCTACAAATTTGACATGCCAAGCAGCATACCATACCATCTCAACCTCACCATGAGAGGTTACCGTGCACTCGTTTACAG TGGAGACCATGATCTCCAGGTGCCTCAACTCAGCACTCAAGCATGGATAAGATCTTTGAACTTCTCCATAGTCAGTGACTGgagggcatggcatctcgacggCCAAGCCGCAGG ATTTACCATGGGATACGCGAACAATTTGACATTTGCAACAGTAAAG GGTGGTGGCCATATTGCTCCAGAGTACAGGCCCGAAGAATGCTTTGCGATGGCCGAACGCTGGCTGGCCAATGAGCCTCTTTGA
- the LOC109777442 gene encoding serine carboxypeptidase-like 13 isoform X1 — protein MDRYRWKRHPTFMHAHQIERKKMMPLKLLRRTPTAGQRHPSPLLRLVPGLLLLLLISRPAAASASTVVTHLPGFDGPLPFHLETGYVGVEEETGAELFYYLVESERSPGADPVLLWLTGGPRCSGFSAFAFEVGPVKFVLAPYDGGLPQLVYNPLSWTKMASIIFLDSPVSSGFSYARDPKGCDDVGDYSSSLQVQRFLNKVTRRGAVNRCCAVMAVIQYTDRSMPGLQWFTDHPQYLSNPFYIGGDSYAGKVVPLIAQYVSEGIDKRQQPRINLKGYLVGNPMTDPKFDRNFQVQAAHGFGIISDQIYEAAMRNCKGDYINHVNQMCAEVLQTVKSLISEILDAHILYKKCVFSAPKPTNDATARKNLLEESIELNEAPGRPAIDCLTYGYYLSYFWMNNNMTRDALGVKQGTVGEWVRCKRELPYKFDMPSSIPYHLNLTMRGYRALVYSGDHDLQVPQLSTQAWIRSLNFSIVSDWRAWHLDGQAAGFTMGYANNLTFATVKGGGHIAPEYRPEECFAMAERWLANEPL, from the exons ATGGACCGATATAGGTGGAAAAGGCACCCCACATTCATGCACGCACACCAGatcgagaggaagaagatgatgccATTGAAGCTTCTCCGCCGGACGCCTACCGCCGGGCAACGCCACCCCTCGCCGCTGCTGCGTCTCGTTCCCGGCCTCCTGCTTCTGCTGCTCATCtcgcggccggcggcggcgtcggcgtcgacgGTGGTCACCCACCTGCCGGGATTCGATGGGCCTCTCCCCTTCCACCTCGAGACCGG GTACgtgggcgtggaggaggagaCCGGGGCGGAGCTCTTCTACTACTTGGTGGAGTCGGAGCGGAGCCCCGGCGCGGACCCCGTGCTCCTCTGGCTCACCGGCGGGCCTCGCTGCTCCGGCTTCAGCGCCTTCGCCTTCGAAGTCG GTCCTGTAAAGTTCGTGTTGGCGCCGTACGACGGCGGTTTGCCGCAGCTGGTATACAACCCCTTGTCATGGACCAAG ATGGCAAGCATCATCTTCTTGGACTCGCCCGTCAGCTCCGGTTTCTCATACGCGCGTGACCCCAAGGGCTGCGACGACGTCGGCGACTACTCGTCCTCTCTGCAAGTCCAAAGATTTCTCAACAAGGTGACGAGAAGAGGCGCCGTTAATCGCTGTTGCGCTGTCATGGCGGTAATTCAGTACACTGACCGCTCAATGCCTGGTTTGCAGTGGTTCACTGATCACCCACAGTACCTTTCAAACCCTTTCTACATTGGAGGAGATTCGTACGCCGGAAAGGTTGTTCCACTCATTGCGCAATACGTTTCAGAAG GAATTGACAAAAGGCAGCAGCCTCGCATTAATCTCAAG GGCTATCTGGTCGGCAACCCTATGACGGACCCAAAGTTCGATCGCAATTTCCAGGTTCAAGCTGCTCATGGCTTCGGGATAATATCTGATCAAATATACGAG GCTGCCATGAGGAACTGCAAAGGAGATTACATAAACCACGTGAATCAAATGTGTGCTGAGGTGCTACAAACCGTAAAGAGT CTCATTTCTGAAATCCTAGATGCACACATCTTGTACAAAAAATGTGTCTTCTCCGCACCAAAGCCCACAAATGATGCGACGGCAAGAAAAAATCTGTTAGAAGAATCTATCGAGCTAAATGAGGCACCTGGTCGACCTGCCATCGATTGTCTT ACATACGGTTACTATCTGTCATACTTTTGGATGAACAACAACATGACTAGAGATGCTCTCGGGGTGAAGCAG GGGACGGTCGGTGAGTGGGTAAGATGCAAAAGAGAACTCCCCTACAAATTTGACATGCCAAGCAGCATACCATACCATCTCAACCTCACCATGAGAGGTTACCGTGCACTCGTTTACAG TGGAGACCATGATCTCCAGGTGCCTCAACTCAGCACTCAAGCATGGATAAGATCTTTGAACTTCTCCATAGTCAGTGACTGgagggcatggcatctcgacggCCAAGCCGCAGG ATTTACCATGGGATACGCGAACAATTTGACATTTGCAACAGTAAAG GGTGGTGGCCATATTGCTCCAGAGTACAGGCCCGAAGAATGCTTTGCGATGGCCGAACGCTGGCTGGCCAATGAGCCTCTTTGA